From Excalfactoria chinensis isolate bCotChi1 chromosome 4, bCotChi1.hap2, whole genome shotgun sequence, one genomic window encodes:
- the SLC25A4 gene encoding ADP/ATP translocase 1: MGDQALSFLKDFLAGGIAAAISKTAVAPIERVKLLLQVQHASKQITAEKQYKGIIDCIVRIPKEQGVISFWRGNLANVIRYFPTQALNFAFKDKYKQIFLGGVDRHKQFWRYFAGNLASGGAAGATSLCFVYPLDFARTRLAADVGKGATEREFTGLGDCIVKIFKSDGLKGLYQGFSVSVQGIIIYRAAYFGVYDTAKGMLPDPKNVHIIVSWMIAQSVTAAAGLVSYPFDTVRRRMMMQSGRKGADIMYKGTIDCWKKIAKDEGSKAFFKGAWSNVLRGMGGAFVLVLYDEIKKYV, encoded by the exons ATGGGTGACCAAGCGCTCAGCTTTCTCAAGGACTTTTTGGCCGGCGGGATCGCTGCCGCCATCTCCAAGACGGCTGTCGCCCCCATCGAGAGAGTAAAGTTACTGCTGCAG GTCCAGCACGCCAGCAAACAGATCACAGCGGAGAAACAGTACAAGGGCATCATCGACTGCATCGTCCGCATCCCCAAGGAGCAGGGCGTCATCTCCTTCTGGAGGGGCAATCTAGCCAATGTCATCCGGTACTTCCCCACCCAGGCCCTCAACTTTGCCTTTAAGGACAAGTACAAGCAGATCTTCCTGGGCGGAGTGGACAGGCACAAGCAGTTCTGGCGCTACTTTGCGGGCAACCTGGCATCTGGCGGTGCGGCTGGAGCCACCTCGCTCTGCTTCGTCTACCCGCTGGATTTTGCCAGGACCCGGCTGGCGGCTGATGTGGGCAAAGGAGCGACTGAGAGGGAGTTCACGGGGCTGGGCGACTGCATTGTCAAGATCTTCAAGTCCGATGGCTTGAAGGGCCTGTACCAGGGATTCAGCGTGTCTGTGCAGGGCATCATCATCTACAGAGCAGCCTATTTTGGGGTTTATGACACGGCCAAGG GTATGTTGCCTGATCCAAAGAATGTGCACATCATAGTGAGCTGGATGATTGCCCAGAGTGTCAccgcagcagcagggctggtttCATACCCTTTTGATACTGTGCGACGTAGGATGATGATGCAGTCCGGACGAAAGGGAG CTGATATTATGTACAAGGGCACAATTGATTGCTGGAAGAAGATAGCAAAAGATGAAGGATCCAAAGCATTCTTCAAAGGTGCCTGGTCGAATGTGTTGAGAGGCATGGGTGGAGCTTTCGTACTAGTACTTTATGATGAAATCAAGAAGTACGTCTAA